Proteins from a single region of Starkeya sp. ORNL1:
- a CDS encoding regulator yields MTPARFDDSNIRWNTLEGIDDLWYHMLNVDESNRIVDILFKFSANAKVILHRHWTNYSTFIVQGELRLYNARNELVEIRKTGSYVSKAAHGEPHREGGGDQDVIAVFSNRNVDGPVYEILDDELNTLSFLGFDDFKALLAQQQA; encoded by the coding sequence ATGACGCCAGCAAGGTTCGACGACAGCAATATTCGCTGGAATACGCTCGAAGGCATCGACGACCTTTGGTATCATATGCTTAATGTCGACGAGTCCAACCGGATCGTGGACATTCTTTTCAAATTTTCGGCTAACGCAAAGGTCATCCTGCATCGGCACTGGACGAACTACAGTACCTTCATCGTTCAGGGCGAGTTGCGGCTCTACAATGCACGCAATGAACTGGTCGAAATCCGCAAGACCGGAAGCTATGTCTCGAAAGCTGCCCACGGCGAGCCGCACCGCGAGGGCGGCGGCGACCAGGATGTCATCGCCGTCTTCAGCAACCGCAATGTCGACGGCCCGGTCTATGAGATCCTCGACGACGAACTGAACACCCTCTCCTTCCTCGGCTTTGACGATTTCAAGGCTCTTCTCGCCCAGCAGCAGGCCTGA